The Tumebacillus sp. BK434 genome segment TGGAGTTTTTCTGCCGGATGGTGCCAGAGACAGGGCGTGTGCTGGACGTGGGCTGCGCGACGGGGGTCAGCACGCGGCGGCTCTTGGAACGGGGCTATGCGGCAGTCGGCGTGGAGCAGTCGCCCGCGATGGCGGAACTGGCGCGTGGGCGCGGGGTGGAGTGCTGTGTGAGCGAATGCGACCCGCTGCCGTTCGCCGATGATTCGTTTGACGCGGTGTTCGCCTGCACGTCGCTGGAGTGGTCGGCCAATCCGGCCGGCATCGTCCGCGAGATGGCGCGCGTGGTCAAGCCGGGCGGCATTATCGTTGCCGTGACGCTGGGCCCGTACACGCGGCCGCGGCAGTCGGCATTCCGGCGGCTGTATGGCGAGGCGGTGCCGCATAACATGCTGATGCCGTGGGAGCTGTCGCGCCTGCTGGAGGAAGCGGGGCTGGCGATCCAGACGCAGGAAGGCTGGTACCCGCCGCAAGTGCCTCCTCTGGCGGTGGAACTGCTCGCGGCGAACTGGGTGCTGCAGGCGTCGGTAGCGATGCTGTATGGATTTGCCGCGCACAAGCCGGTAACTGAATAAAAACGGGAAAAAGCGGCCTGCCGGTGACTCGGCAGGCCGCTTGGTATGTGTGGCTTAAAGTACGCGCACGATGTTTTGGATCGGGAGCAGAAACTTGCCCCATTCGTTGCAGATCTGCAAGCTTCGCGTATCCGGCTTGTAGGCGACGACGCGGCCTTCCACGGTGTGCTCGCCGTCCGACTCGCCGACGACAAATCGCAGCGCTTTGCGGTGCATCATCGCTTCCTGAACCCGAATTTCGATCTCCTCCTGCATGTCTTCGGTCATGACCGGCGCCGAGTACGGCTGCGTCTCCCGTTCCAACAGACGGGTGCGGTGTTCAGGCAGAATCATGCGGTGACCTTCCCAAAGCTTGTTTCCACGGTTCATACGATTCGATCGCTCCCTATACATAAAGTGTGACTGCGGACGAGTACAATATTACGATAACGAACATTTGTTCTCATTATACGCGATCTCTGTACAGAAAACAATTCCCTGCCGCACGTCAACGAGAAGAGTATATTGTCGAAAGCTGCCATTCATGAGACTATAGGGACATAAGTCCTAATTTTTATGAGTGGGGATGATATCGTCATGTTTTTGGCAGATGCGTTCTATGACCGGAAGATTACGTGCCCGCTATGTACTCATGTCTATACCACGAAAAAAGTCCTATCCAAACACGTAAAAACCCAAAAGGTGGAAGGTGACTTCTACGCGATCTATAGAGATGTGAATCCAAATTACTATGCGGTCAATGTCTGCGGCCAGTGCGGATATGCGTTTCTGGACAAGACAAAACCGAAGATTACGGCGTATAAGCGCGAACGTTACCGCCAGCATGTTGTTTCGCGCTGGGTCCCCCGCGAGTACGGCAGCCTGCGCTCGATCATGGAAGCTGTGGTCTCGTTTAAGCTCGCCGTGTTCTGCGCGCAGTTCATG includes the following:
- a CDS encoding class I SAM-dependent methyltransferase; translation: MADATGSVEFWNGHAEEWEAGTERDWEQGPRRAVLEFFCRMVPETGRVLDVGCATGVSTRRLLERGYAAVGVEQSPAMAELARGRGVECCVSECDPLPFADDSFDAVFACTSLEWSANPAGIVREMARVVKPGGIIVAVTLGPYTRPRQSAFRRLYGEAVPHNMLMPWELSRLLEEAGLAIQTQEGWYPPQVPPLAVELLAANWVLQASVAMLYGFAAHKPVTE
- a CDS encoding YolD-like family protein, producing the protein MNRGNKLWEGHRMILPEHRTRLLERETQPYSAPVMTEDMQEEIEIRVQEAMMHRKALRFVVGESDGEHTVEGRVVAYKPDTRSLQICNEWGKFLLPIQNIVRVL
- a CDS encoding DUF2225 domain-containing protein, which produces MFLADAFYDRKITCPLCTHVYTTKKVLSKHVKTQKVEGDFYAIYRDVNPNYYAVNVCGQCGYAFLDKTKPKITAYKRERYRQHVVSRWVPREYGSLRSIMEAVVSFKLAVFCAQFMDEPERTVGGLCLQVAWLYRELGEHGQEERFLRDALDFYTYAYENDRTIDTDGRMTYLLGELHRRMGEQKEAIQYFNQVISDKQALPKYVRMAREQWSLMREMQQMSG